A DNA window from Salvelinus sp. IW2-2015 unplaced genomic scaffold, ASM291031v2 Un_scaffold5270, whole genome shotgun sequence contains the following coding sequences:
- the LOC112078113 gene encoding pancreatic secretory granule membrane major glycoprotein GP2-like: MSLYRDTNYTQPYPAGQPVTLIAGSSLHVGVSVEESEAERFVVVLEDCYTTESPSPDNLPQTYMIQDRCPTNRTQVTVEESGSSLRARFSALLQGDYRYIFLHCSLSLCDQGSSSCTPVCSRRRSRSVSKSIRLNPLTIGPITWAQSLE, encoded by the exons ATGTCTCTGTACCGCGATACCAACTACACACAGCCTTACCCAGCTGGTCAGCCAGTCACCCTGATTGCGGGTTCCTCCCTGCACGTGGGCGTGTCCGTAGAGGAGTCAGAGGCAGaacgttttgttgttgttctggaagACTGCTACACCACGGAATCACCCAGCCCTGATAATCTCCCACAGACCTACATGATTCAGGACAG GTGTCCTACAAATCGTACCCAGGTGACAGTGGAGGAAAGCGGCTCATCCCTCAGGGCTCGCTTCTCTGCTCTACTGCAGGGGGACTACCGTTACATCTTCCTGCACTGCAGCCTCAGCCTGTGTGACCAGGGGAGCTCCTCCTGCACTCCA GTGTGTTCCAGGAGGAGATCGCGCTCTGTGTCCAAGTCCATCCGCCTCAATCCCCTCACCATCGGGCCAATCACCT